The Leadbettera azotonutricia ZAS-9 genome has a window encoding:
- the mtnP gene encoding S-methyl-5'-thioadenosine phosphorylase: MAVIGIIGGSGLDNPDIFSNSRDEIFPTPYGDPSSPLKRGSIGDIEVILLARHGREHTIPPTQVNFRANIAALKSAGCTHILATTAVGSLREEIHRGDLIVIDQFIDFTKQRKMSFYESFEPQKVIHCPMADPYDIRLRKLLVEGCVSQKYAFHNKGTVVTIEGPRFSTRAESQMFRAWGADIINMSISTETVLANEIGIPYAAIAMSTDYDSWRIDEEPVTWEAISKVFAENAARVTNLLREVIPKI; the protein is encoded by the coding sequence ATGGCGGTAATAGGAATCATAGGAGGCAGCGGCCTCGATAACCCGGATATATTCTCAAACTCAAGGGATGAAATTTTCCCCACCCCTTATGGCGATCCATCCTCGCCTCTTAAAAGGGGCAGTATAGGCGACATTGAAGTTATTCTCCTTGCCCGCCATGGCCGGGAACATACCATACCTCCAACCCAGGTTAATTTCCGGGCCAATATAGCCGCCCTCAAGTCTGCAGGGTGTACCCACATTTTGGCCACCACAGCTGTAGGCTCCCTTAGGGAAGAAATCCACCGAGGGGACTTAATTGTCATTGATCAATTTATCGATTTTACCAAACAACGCAAAATGTCCTTTTATGAATCCTTCGAGCCTCAAAAAGTGATCCATTGCCCTATGGCCGATCCTTATGATATCAGGCTTCGCAAGCTTCTTGTTGAAGGATGCGTCAGTCAAAAATATGCATTCCACAATAAAGGCACAGTTGTTACCATTGAAGGCCCCCGATTCTCCACCCGTGCAGAATCCCAAATGTTCCGTGCCTGGGGTGCGGATATTATAAACATGTCTATCTCAACTGAAACCGTTCTTGCAAATGAAATTGGCATCCCTTATGCTGCAATTGCTATGAGCACAGACTACGATTCCTGGCGCATCGACGAGGAGCCTGTCACCTGGGAAGCTATTTCCAAAGTATTTGCGGAAAATGCGGCGAGGGTGACTAATTTACTTAGGGAAGTCATTCCAAAGATTTAA
- a CDS encoding class II aldolase/adducin family protein codes for MNNEGYVKYSAIHTPGSAMEPPLWKNLNNVRTKLHDLNLVGARLDGIGFGNVSIRTEGNQFFISGTSTGADKVLTADKYCLVTSVDIAANSIASTGPIQASSESMTHGAIYESCQEAKSVIHIHDRKIFDGMLKDKFPATPASAEYGSPEIAMAIAQTINDLRKPEGIIALAGHDEGVIAYSSSPEKAFDLIQAFYNKYH; via the coding sequence ATGAACAATGAAGGATATGTCAAATATTCGGCTATCCATACCCCAGGGTCTGCAATGGAACCGCCTCTCTGGAAAAACCTCAATAACGTGCGTACAAAACTCCACGATCTTAATTTAGTGGGCGCCCGCCTTGACGGCATAGGCTTCGGCAATGTAAGCATACGCACAGAAGGCAATCAATTTTTCATCAGCGGGACTTCCACCGGTGCCGATAAGGTTCTTACTGCCGATAAATATTGCCTTGTAACCTCAGTTGATATTGCAGCCAACAGCATTGCCTCCACAGGCCCGATACAAGCTTCGTCTGAATCCATGACCCATGGCGCTATCTATGAATCCTGCCAGGAAGCCAAAAGCGTAATCCATATTCATGACAGAAAAATATTCGATGGCATGCTTAAAGACAAATTCCCGGCAACTCCGGCCAGTGCAGAATACGGTTCGCCGGAAATCGCTATGGCAATTGCCCAGACTATCAATGATTTGAGGAAGCCAGAAGGAATTATAGCTCTTGCAGGCCATGACGAAGGGGTCATTGCCTATAGCAGCAGCCCTGAAAAAGCATTCGATTTAATTCAGGCGTTCTATAATAAATATCATTAA
- the mtnA gene encoding S-methyl-5-thioribose-1-phosphate isomerase, translated as MNVNGKRYRTIWLKESDPSIVQIINQQVLPFKFEILDLKTVEDIRRAIKDMYIRGAGLIGAAAAYGMYLAALEADESNFDQQLQASAEVLKKTRPTASNLARAVDIMLAKLLRSNADLLQKRENARLEAQVIADSDADSCRNIGLHGLEAIKAISSKRNGEAVNILTHCNAGWLAFVDYGSALSPVYAAFDAGIKVHVWVDETRPRNQGASLTAWELCGHGVPHDLVPDNAGGHMMQHGLVDMVITGADRVTRKGDSANKIGTYLKALAAKENNVPFYIALPSSTFDFKMRDGIKEIPIEERDAAEVRFMSGKTANGLIETVQICPDTTPARNWGFDVTPNRYITGLITERGICPASEQGISSLYPEEINEQ; from the coding sequence ATGAACGTTAACGGAAAACGTTACAGGACTATTTGGCTGAAAGAATCAGATCCATCTATTGTACAAATAATCAACCAGCAGGTTCTGCCTTTTAAATTTGAAATCCTCGATCTCAAAACTGTTGAAGATATACGCCGCGCTATAAAAGATATGTATATCCGAGGCGCGGGCCTCATCGGGGCGGCTGCTGCCTACGGCATGTACCTTGCTGCCCTTGAAGCGGACGAATCGAATTTTGATCAACAACTTCAGGCATCGGCAGAAGTCTTAAAGAAAACCCGTCCCACCGCAAGCAATCTTGCCCGGGCTGTGGATATCATGCTTGCAAAACTTTTAAGGAGCAATGCCGACCTTCTCCAAAAACGCGAAAATGCCCGGCTTGAAGCCCAGGTTATTGCGGACAGCGATGCCGACTCCTGTAGAAACATCGGCCTCCATGGCCTTGAAGCAATTAAAGCTATTTCCTCAAAAAGAAACGGCGAGGCTGTAAATATTCTGACTCATTGCAATGCAGGCTGGCTTGCCTTTGTGGATTATGGTTCAGCCCTTTCTCCAGTTTACGCTGCTTTTGACGCAGGAATAAAAGTCCATGTCTGGGTTGACGAAACCCGTCCCCGCAATCAGGGCGCAAGCCTTACTGCATGGGAACTTTGCGGACATGGCGTCCCCCACGATCTTGTCCCGGATAATGCCGGTGGTCATATGATGCAGCACGGCCTTGTGGATATGGTTATCACCGGAGCTGACCGCGTTACTCGCAAGGGTGATTCGGCAAATAAAATCGGCACGTACCTTAAAGCCCTGGCAGCGAAAGAAAATAATGTCCCCTTCTACATTGCCCTGCCATCTTCAACTTTCGATTTTAAAATGCGGGACGGCATTAAAGAAATCCCCATAGAAGAAAGGGATGCTGCCGAAGTCCGCTTTATGTCAGGCAAAACGGCGAATGGCCTGATTGAAACCGTGCAGATTTGTCCCGACACAACCCCCGCGCGCAACTGGGGCTTTGATGTAACCCCAAACCGGTATATTACCGGCCTTATTACCGAAAGAGGAATATGCCCTGCCTCCGAACAGGGAATATCATCATTATATCCGGAGGAAATAAATGAACAATGA
- a CDS encoding acetyl-CoA carboxylase carboxyltransferase subunit alpha has product MEIQAIEKKVAELKKLIKESGLNLSEELELLETKIQASSKTETAWKRVELARHPDRPYSMDYINRIFRDFTELHGDRAFGDDPAMIGGLAFLDGRPVTIIANQKGRSLKENMHRNHGMANPEGYRKALRLAKEAEKFHRPVITFVDTAGAYPGLGAEERGIGEAIARNLRDFSQLKTPLVCVIIGEGGSGGALGLCVGDKIYMLENAIYSVISPEGCASILLRDAGRAKDAAAMFRITSSDLLDFNVINGVITEPPGGAQTDPNASAAAIKKILLKDIKDLSGRNPSVLVRYRNLKIRKIGHWNEG; this is encoded by the coding sequence ATGGAAATACAGGCAATCGAAAAAAAGGTAGCGGAGCTTAAAAAGCTCATTAAGGAATCGGGGCTTAACCTTTCTGAAGAACTGGAACTTTTGGAAACCAAAATACAGGCAAGCTCTAAAACCGAAACTGCATGGAAACGAGTGGAGCTTGCCCGCCACCCCGACCGGCCCTACTCCATGGATTATATCAATCGTATTTTCAGGGACTTCACCGAACTCCACGGCGACCGTGCCTTTGGCGACGACCCCGCCATGATCGGAGGCCTCGCTTTCCTCGACGGTCGCCCTGTTACGATTATTGCGAACCAAAAAGGCAGAAGCCTCAAAGAAAATATGCACCGCAACCACGGCATGGCAAACCCCGAAGGCTACCGCAAAGCCCTGCGGCTTGCGAAAGAGGCTGAAAAATTCCACCGTCCCGTCATCACTTTTGTTGATACCGCAGGCGCTTACCCCGGCCTCGGCGCCGAAGAACGAGGGATAGGCGAGGCCATTGCCCGAAACCTCCGCGATTTCAGCCAGCTTAAAACTCCCCTGGTTTGCGTCATCATAGGCGAAGGAGGTTCAGGCGGCGCCCTTGGCCTCTGCGTAGGAGACAAAATCTACATGCTCGAAAATGCCATCTACTCGGTGATTAGCCCCGAAGGCTGTGCATCCATTCTGCTCAGGGACGCAGGCCGCGCAAAAGATGCAGCAGCCATGTTCAGGATCACAAGCTCCGATCTCCTTGACTTCAATGTAATTAATGGGGTCATAACAGAACCGCCCGGCGGCGCCCAAACCGATCCCAATGCATCCGCAGCAGCTATCAAGAAAATACTTTTAAAGGATATCAAGGATCTTTCGGGCCGCAACCCTTCGGTACTGGTGCGCTATAGAAACCTGAAGATACGCAAAATCGGGCACTGGAACGAAGGCTGA
- the accD gene encoding acetyl-CoA carboxylase, carboxyltransferase subunit beta: MSADATSVCPGCGIPQDSSAIAENLKTCPGCGYHYRMEPNERMRYLIDPESFREFSANLSSLNPIDLLGYEEKLSEAEAKAQMKDAVITGTCTIEGKPLILGLMSFNFMGGSMGSVVGEKVSRAMLKGAEEKLPVVIYTTSGGARMQEGIFSLLQMAKTSSAAAELDKAGVPFFIVLCDPTTGGVTASFAMLADVTLAEPGALIGFAGPRVIEGTIRQSLPEGFQRAEFQLEKGFVDMIVSRKDQRKIISRLIDLHKEQ, translated from the coding sequence ATGTCCGCTGATGCAACTTCTGTATGCCCAGGATGCGGTATTCCTCAAGACAGCTCTGCTATAGCAGAAAATCTCAAGACCTGCCCTGGCTGCGGGTATCATTACCGCATGGAGCCGAATGAACGCATGCGCTACCTTATCGATCCCGAAAGTTTCAGGGAATTTTCAGCCAACCTCAGTTCCCTCAACCCAATAGATCTTTTGGGCTACGAGGAAAAACTTTCAGAGGCCGAAGCCAAAGCCCAGATGAAAGATGCAGTCATCACCGGTACATGCACCATAGAAGGGAAGCCCCTCATACTTGGCCTTATGTCCTTCAACTTCATGGGCGGTTCCATGGGTTCTGTAGTAGGGGAAAAAGTAAGCCGCGCCATGCTCAAGGGAGCGGAAGAAAAACTACCTGTGGTAATTTACACTACTTCAGGAGGCGCACGCATGCAGGAAGGCATTTTCTCCCTTTTGCAAATGGCAAAGACTTCGAGTGCCGCTGCAGAGCTCGACAAGGCTGGCGTACCCTTCTTCATAGTCCTCTGCGATCCTACCACCGGGGGCGTAACAGCCTCATTTGCCATGCTGGCCGATGTTACCCTTGCCGAACCAGGTGCACTCATCGGCTTTGCAGGCCCCAGGGTAATTGAAGGCACAATTCGCCAAAGCCTCCCCGAAGGGTTCCAGCGTGCAGAGTTCCAGCTGGAAAAAGGTTTTGTGGACATGATAGTCAGCCGCAAGGATCAGAGAAAAATAATCTCCCGCCTCATTGATCTTCACAAGGAACAATAA
- a CDS encoding acetyl-CoA carboxylase biotin carboxylase subunit, with protein MKNLKKLLIANRGEIAVRIIRCCREMGIKTVAVYSTADKDSLHVRLADEAVCIGPPPSSQSYLVRSNLIMAAINTGCDAIHPGVGFLSENAEFAKLATDKGLLFIGPEAETIDLLGDKVIARSTAQKFGIPITPGTKDAVANAADGLKAVKQLGFPIIIKAAAGGGGKGMRIVRSEAELAENLSIASREAESNFSDGRVFIERYLENPRHVELQILADGKGNVAVLGERDCSVQKNHQKLIEESPSPGVNDEMRNRMASGAINLFKELNYRGAGTIEFLVEDDSFYFMEVNARVQVEHPVSEFVTGTDIIRQQILSCTENRMEIKAGTLPIRGWAIECRINAASPGIVTRLEVPGGPGVRFDSFLYNGCVVPPHYDSMVAKLIVHDEKRDLAIARMNRALDELIIEGLITNKAQQQWIINDSVFRSGNFGTSYYKSIAEEVENVR; from the coding sequence TTGAAAAACCTGAAGAAACTCCTCATTGCCAACAGGGGAGAAATTGCAGTCCGCATCATACGCTGCTGTAGGGAAATGGGCATAAAAACCGTGGCGGTCTATTCCACTGCCGACAAAGACAGCCTCCATGTAAGGCTCGCTGACGAAGCCGTGTGCATAGGCCCTCCCCCTTCTTCCCAAAGTTACCTGGTGCGCAGCAACCTTATCATGGCGGCCATTAACACCGGCTGCGATGCCATACACCCCGGCGTAGGCTTCCTTTCGGAGAACGCCGAATTCGCAAAACTTGCAACAGACAAAGGCCTCCTCTTTATAGGCCCCGAGGCGGAGACCATTGATCTCCTGGGGGATAAAGTCATTGCCCGCAGTACCGCTCAAAAATTCGGCATCCCCATTACTCCCGGTACTAAAGATGCAGTTGCCAATGCGGCAGACGGATTAAAAGCAGTAAAACAATTAGGCTTCCCCATAATTATAAAAGCTGCGGCGGGCGGCGGTGGCAAGGGCATGAGGATAGTGCGTTCCGAAGCTGAACTCGCGGAAAATCTCTCAATCGCAAGCCGCGAAGCTGAATCCAATTTTTCAGACGGCAGGGTTTTTATTGAACGCTATCTTGAAAATCCCCGGCACGTGGAACTTCAAATTCTTGCGGACGGCAAAGGCAATGTTGCGGTTCTTGGCGAGCGGGACTGTTCGGTGCAAAAAAATCATCAGAAGCTTATTGAAGAAAGCCCTTCCCCGGGGGTAAATGACGAAATGCGGAATCGAATGGCATCGGGGGCCATCAATCTTTTTAAAGAATTGAACTATCGCGGCGCCGGTACCATAGAATTCCTTGTGGAAGATGACAGCTTTTATTTTATGGAGGTAAACGCCCGGGTCCAGGTAGAACACCCGGTGAGCGAATTTGTTACCGGTACCGACATAATACGCCAGCAAATACTTTCCTGTACCGAAAACCGCATGGAAATAAAAGCAGGAACCCTCCCCATACGGGGCTGGGCCATCGAATGCAGGATCAACGCCGCAAGCCCCGGGATAGTTACACGCCTCGAAGTCCCCGGAGGACCCGGTGTCAGGTTCGATTCATTTTTGTACAATGGATGCGTGGTCCCTCCGCATTATGATTCCATGGTGGCCAAGCTCATAGTTCACGATGAAAAACGGGACCTTGCCATAGCCCGCATGAACAGGGCCTTGGACGAGTTGATCATTGAAGGTTTAATCACGAATAAAGCGCAGCAGCAATGGATCATCAACGATAGCGTATTCCGTTCCGGCAATTTCGGAACTTCCTATTACAAATCCATTGCCGAGGAGGTAGAAAATGTCCGCTGA
- the accB gene encoding acetyl-CoA carboxylase biotin carboxyl carrier protein: MNEKQILTLVDKFSSSSIAELDLNDGTSHLILRKEIAFTSGVANPQAAPLVPGTAEGPVHLAIPVGKVETLSEGEKITSPIVATFYASASPDSPAFVSPGTKVKAGATLCILEAMKMMNHLEAEFDCEIIKTHASSGDLVEYGQALFTVKRL, encoded by the coding sequence ATGAACGAAAAACAAATACTCACCCTGGTAGACAAATTCAGCTCTTCATCAATCGCGGAGCTGGATCTCAATGATGGCACTTCCCATTTGATATTGCGCAAAGAAATCGCCTTCACCTCCGGTGTTGCAAACCCTCAGGCAGCTCCGCTAGTTCCCGGTACAGCAGAAGGTCCTGTCCATCTTGCTATCCCGGTGGGCAAAGTCGAAACCTTGTCCGAAGGCGAAAAAATCACCAGCCCCATTGTGGCAACCTTTTACGCTTCAGCCAGCCCTGACTCTCCAGCCTTTGTCAGCCCCGGCACAAAGGTAAAAGCCGGCGCCACTCTCTGCATTCTCGAAGCAATGAAAATGATGAACCACCTTGAAGCCGAATTCGACTGCGAGATTATCAAGACCCACGCTTCGAGCGGGGATCTGGTTGAATACGGCCAGGCCCTCTTTACGGTCAAACGGCTCTAG
- the fabV gene encoding enoyl-ACP reductase FabV: MIIKPMVRNSICINSHPKGCAATVRQEISYIKEKLAGGKNPVEAGKTALTGSPKLALVIGCSTGYGLASRIAVAFGYGAVTVGISFEKPASESKPGTPGYYNNLAFDKEAAKAGLVSKTLDGDAFSNEMKTRTVNAVKEAAAAAGIPAKIDLIIYSLASPVRTDPKTGIMHRSVIKPIGKTYSGKTLDMMTGAFSTAGAEPATDEEIANTIKVMGGEDWELWIEALAKEGILAPAARTIAYTYIGPELSWAIYKNGTIGKAKEDLERACKEINKNFGPAGSGQLAGAWISVNKALVTRASAVIPIIPFYVSCLFKVMKEKGIHEGCIEQIARLYCDRLYTADAISNPKKVPVDSEGRIRIDDWEMREDVQKETLNRMDIVTDENVFSATDVAGFKHDFLEAHGFDVAGVDYEADVDPSGSDL, from the coding sequence ATGATCATAAAACCAATGGTAAGAAACAGTATTTGCATTAACAGCCACCCAAAGGGTTGCGCTGCCACGGTAAGGCAGGAAATCAGCTACATCAAAGAAAAACTCGCAGGCGGCAAGAACCCCGTTGAAGCGGGGAAAACCGCCCTCACAGGAAGCCCGAAACTGGCGCTGGTAATTGGCTGCTCCACAGGTTACGGTCTTGCAAGCAGAATTGCCGTAGCTTTTGGTTACGGCGCAGTTACTGTGGGCATCTCCTTTGAAAAGCCCGCCAGCGAATCAAAACCCGGAACCCCAGGCTATTATAACAACCTCGCCTTTGACAAGGAAGCTGCCAAAGCAGGCCTCGTTTCCAAAACCCTTGACGGCGACGCCTTCTCCAATGAGATGAAAACCCGGACGGTCAATGCGGTAAAAGAAGCTGCCGCTGCGGCAGGCATCCCGGCCAAAATCGATCTCATCATTTATTCGCTTGCTTCACCGGTACGTACTGATCCCAAAACAGGGATTATGCACCGCTCGGTTATTAAACCCATAGGTAAAACCTATTCCGGTAAAACCCTGGACATGATGACCGGCGCTTTTTCCACCGCAGGGGCAGAACCCGCCACAGATGAAGAAATTGCCAACACTATTAAAGTTATGGGCGGTGAGGATTGGGAACTCTGGATCGAAGCCCTTGCAAAAGAAGGCATACTTGCCCCTGCTGCCAGAACCATTGCCTACACCTACATAGGCCCTGAACTTTCCTGGGCCATTTACAAAAACGGAACTATAGGCAAAGCCAAGGAAGATCTCGAAAGGGCATGCAAAGAAATCAATAAAAATTTCGGTCCTGCGGGTTCCGGTCAACTGGCAGGGGCATGGATATCGGTAAATAAGGCATTGGTAACAAGGGCTAGCGCGGTGATCCCGATTATCCCTTTCTATGTCTCCTGCCTCTTCAAAGTGATGAAGGAAAAAGGCATCCACGAAGGCTGCATTGAGCAGATAGCCCGTCTCTATTGCGATCGCCTCTATACCGCCGACGCAATCTCCAATCCCAAAAAAGTCCCCGTTGACAGCGAAGGGAGAATACGCATCGACGACTGGGAAATGCGCGAAGATGTGCAGAAGGAAACTCTCAACCGCATGGATATCGTTACAGATGAAAATGTTTTTTCCGCTACTGATGTGGCTGGATTCAAACACGATTTTCTTGAAGCCCACGGCTTTGATGTAGCCGGTGTAGATTATGAAGCGGATGTAGATCCTTCGGGGAGCGACTTATGA
- the fabZ gene encoding 3-hydroxyacyl-ACP dehydratase FabZ: protein MSKEIEELLPHRTPFLFVDEIISADKERITASHVFTEKEFFFAGHFPEYPVVPGVILVETMAQSGGAGLRKLGIMGGDTLFFLASVDKVKFRRQVRPGDKVRCEIENLRVSPKMIKQAGKAYVGDELAAEAEWLCLVSKETI, encoded by the coding sequence ATGAGTAAAGAAATTGAAGAACTGCTCCCCCACAGGACGCCCTTTCTTTTTGTTGATGAAATTATCAGCGCAGATAAAGAAAGAATTACAGCCTCCCATGTGTTCACAGAAAAAGAATTTTTCTTTGCAGGCCATTTCCCGGAGTACCCTGTGGTTCCCGGAGTAATCCTTGTAGAAACCATGGCCCAGTCAGGCGGGGCAGGCTTGCGAAAGCTCGGGATCATGGGTGGAGATACCCTCTTCTTTCTCGCTTCGGTAGATAAAGTAAAATTCCGCCGCCAGGTGCGCCCGGGCGACAAGGTCCGCTGCGAAATTGAAAACCTGAGGGTTTCGCCCAAAATGATTAAACAGGCCGGTAAAGCCTATGTAGGCGACGAACTAGCCGCAGAAGCCGAATGGCTCTGCCTGGTATCAAAGGAAACAATATGA